TACTTTTCCTTTGCTGTAAAAAAACGCGAAGCAATCTGTTTGGGAAGATGTTCTTGTAGGCGTTTCCAAGCGGGTTCTTCCATGGGCGTTTCTAAGGCAACGTGCTGTTTTCCTTCCGGTTTGATGCGAGAAAATACCGAGAGATTTGGTGATTTGTTTGAGTTCCATTACCTGTAATAATTGTTGAATGGGTGCAGGTAATTCGCCAAGCGCGATCGCGCTTCTTGCTTCCTAATCTTTAACTAAAATAGAGAGAACTATTCTTGTTCTAGTTTGGCTTTATTATTCAGCACTTGTCAGTTTTAATAAGTTGACATACTGCTTTTTCAATTATCTAAGTATTCTTTATTGTCTAGATAAATTTCAATATTACTTAAAATACTGCTTAAATATTTTACAATTTTCTTTTCTATTTGTAGTAATTCTTCTACACTTACATCTTTTCCAACTTGATTAAATGAAGAAAATCCATGGGCTAAATTGTTTCTATGAGATTTAATAGTTAGTAAGTCTGCACCATTATTAGTTTTTCTAGCATCAGTATTTACTGAAAATCCGTAAATATTAGCTATTTCTTTAACTTCTCTAGCATCAATATTTCCAGAAAATAAATTATTTTCATCAAATGTTGCAGAAATTATATCAATAGAAATTGAGCTTATTTTATCTAAAAGTGTTTGTGGATTATGATTTTTAATGCTTTTGATTATAGTTTTCTTGATTTCTGGTTTGATCTGATCGAAAGAAATTTTCTGATTTTTTATTTCATCAAAAATTGCTTGCATTGCATTTCTCATCGTGGCTTCTACTAAATTATAAAGTAATAAAAAAGCAGAAGCCTTTAAAGTTTTTATTAGATCCTCATCTACTTTTTTAGTTTTTTCTTTTGGAGAAATTCCTAGTTTTATATTAATACTTTCACTTTCTAAGCCTTTTAAAAAGATTAAATATTTCCTAACTTCTTTAGCTCTTTCTTTAAAATCAGAAAATAGAAAATCAGTCATTATGAAGTACCTAATATTTGATTCTTTACATACTCAATACGTTTTCTAACTTTATTATTAGAACTACTCGCATCACCTTTAGTATATTCCTTAAATTCTTGCGACTCTATAAAATGCACTGAAGCAGGTATAAGATGATCTCTTTCCTTTAACGCTATTGCAATTCCTACAGATATAGATTCAAATTTAATACGAGTTATTGGTCTTTTAATTTTCTTTCCTGTCCGAAGACTTTCAGGAAAATATTGCTCTATAAAACTTAGAGTTAATTTAAACTCATCTCTCATTTTCTGAATTTCGTTATTTCTTTCACTCTCGGGCTGATTACGAAGATATTCATTACACTCCTCTAAGTAATTATTAAGAAAATCATGAACTTTACCTTTACCAGGAAATTTTTCATAATTATGTAAAAAAGCAAAGAAGCGTAAAATAAATTCATTTGGATCTTTTCTCTTAGTATTAGCTTCTGAAAAAGAACATAAATCCAAAAAAGTCTTATCTTCTGATAACTCTTCTATGAGATCTAATAAAGGACCTTGCTTAATCCCTCTACGTTTTTCCATCTCATTAAGTTCAACGCTACCTGTATTAATTCTCTCAAATAAATCTCTACGAACTTCTTCATCAGCTTTTTCTGTTAATTGAATCATACGGATAGTTGCTCTTTTAAAGCGCCTCTGACGAGATGGCAGGAAGTCTTTAAAGTAAAAATTATTTAGACTTTTAAGTTTTTCAAGATTTACTAATTTTAATTGGTTATTAATAAATTTTGATAAAGTACGAATACGTTGCGTACCATCTATAATTTCCAAGCGTCCATCATAGTTATCATCTTCGCTTTTTATATCTGCAACATAAATATAGGGAAGAGGTAAACCTAAAAATATGGATTCGATAAATTTAGATTGATGTTTTTCATCCCAGGCTTCCTCTCGCTGATAATCTGGAATAAAAATCTCATTAGTATCTTCATCTTCCCCGTCGAGAAATTTTTGAACCAATATTTCGATAGGATATTCTACGGTAGAATAATCTACAGGTTTTCTTCTTTCACGAATTTCTTCTTCCGCAATTTCTTGTTTTGTTACTTTTGTTTGGTTTGACATAATTTTTGCAATATTTATATCTTATTGAAGGTAATATAAAATGGATAATTGAAAAGGAAATTTGGTTGTTATATGAATAAAATATAATAACCACTTTCTATGATTTAATAATCGCGCTGTCTTGATCTAAAGATGCTCTCAATTCTCCTAACCAGCTAATTAAGTTATCTAACTGTTGTTGGGTTTTCAAAACACCCAATCCGCGCACCGTGACTTTCCCTTGGCTGTAAACAAAACGCGACGCAATCTGTTTGGGAAGATGTTCTTGTAAGCGTTTCCAAGCGGGTTCTTCCATCGGAGTTTCTAGAGTAACGTGCTGTTTTCCTTCCGGTTTAATGCGAGAAAAGCCAAGGGATTTGGTGATTTGTTTTAATTCCATGACCTGTAATAATTGTTGAACCGGAGAAGGTAATTCGCCATACCGATCGCGCCAATCTTGTCTGATTTGATCGAGTTCTTTCTTGCTACTTGCCATCGTTACTGTGCGATACGCATCCATTTTTTGATCCATATCGGTGATGTAATTATTCGGAACAAATGCCGTTAATTTCAGATCAATTTGCGTATCTTCCACTTGCGGAATATCTTGTCCTTGGACTTCCTGAATTGCTTCTTGTAGCATACTCATATACAAATCGAAGCCCACTGCATTCATTTGTCCCGACTGTTTCGCACCGAGTAACTCGCCAACGCCCCGAATCTCTAAATCACGCATGGCTAGTTGATATCCCGAACCGAGTTGGGTAAACTCTTGCAACGCCCGCAGTCGTTTTTTTGCGGTATCGCTGAGACTACTTTGCTTGGGATAGAGTAACCAGGCATGGGCTTGAATCCCCGACCGTCCAACACGCCCTCGCAGTTGATACAGTTGGGATAAGCCGAATTTTTGCGAATCTTCCACAACAATGGTATTCACGCGGGGAATATCTAACCCAGACTCAATAATGGTCGTACAAACGAGAATATCCGCATCCCCATTGTTGAACGTTAGCATGGTGGATTCTAATTCCCCTTCGTCCATTTGTCCGTGCGCGATCGCGATCCGTGCGCCAGGAACCATTTCTCGCAGTTTTCCGGCTGTTTCTTCAATCCCTTCTACTCGCGGAACCACATAAAAGACTTGTCCACCGCGATCTAATTCATTGCGAATTGCCGTGCGAATCGCTTCTCCATCGTAAGGGGATAAATGGGTTTTAATCGGACGACGGGAGGGCGGTGGCGTAGTAATCAGACTCATTTCCCGAATCCCAGAAAGAGACATATATAAAGTTCGCGGAATCGGGGTTGCAGTTAAGGTGAGAACATCCACCTCGGTTTTCATGGATTTGATTTTCTCTTTTTGGTTCACCCCAAACCGTTGTTCTTCATCCACCACCAACATTCCCAAGTCTTTATATTTCACACTCTTATTGAGAAGTTGGTGCGTTCCGACCACGACATCTAATTCACCAGTAGAGAGACGCTTCAAAATATCTTTCCGTTCGTTAGCGGTACGGAAACGATTGAGTAACCCAATATTGATCGGATAAGGGGCAAACCGTTCTTTGAGGGTGTGATAATGCTGTTGGGTGAGAATCGTGGTGGGTGCGAGAAACGCCACTTGTTTCCCTGACATGAGAATTTTAAAGATCGCCCGAATCGCCACTTCTGTTTTCCCAAAACCCACATCCCCACACACCAAGCGATCCATTGGCAACTCACTTTCTAAATCGCGTTTTACATCCTGAACCGCTTTTAACTGGTCGGGGGTGGCTTGATACGGGAAGGAATCTTCTAATTCTTGTTGCCAAGGCGTATCCTCAGGATAGGAATAACCGGAAAGCTGCGATCGCTTTGCGTATAAATCGAGTAAGTCAATGGCAACTTTTTTAACCGCTTTCTCGACCTTATTTTTCGTATTTTGCCAGGCTTTTCCTGACATTTTATTTAGTTGCGGTTTTCCTTCTCCCAAATGGCGGTAACGAGAGAGGGATTCTAAACTATCGGCGGGAACTCTTAACAAGCCATCCGCATACTCAACCACCAAATATTCTCGGGTTTCCCAACTTTCTAGTTTTAAAAACTTGCCAACGCCATGCTGACGATGAACCACATAATCTCCCGGACGCAGCTTGTTGAGATCAACTTGCTTCGATGCAGCCCGTCGGCGTTTGCGAATATAACTGGGTGTGGTTAAAACGTGCTGTCCGAAAAATTCCCGGTCAGTAACAACTGCAATACGAAACGTGGGGAGGATAAAGCCTTCCACTTCCCCTAACCCCGAATATTTCACCGCAACGGCTGTTTTTTCGCGCTGTAACTTTTCAATCGCAGGATAATCGCGGGGGTTGGGAACAAATTGCGCCGGACAATCGTGTTCTTGGAGTAAGGAAACCGATCGCGAGGGTTGGGCGGAAATAATCCAAGTGTCATAATTTTCTAGGGTCATCCCACTGTAAATTTCTCGTTTTCCTCTGATGATTTCCGCTAGCTTGGCAAATTGGTGTGGAGTAACGGGAAGGGGACGACTGGCGAGATTGACTCCTGAGTCATTTTCTTCGGTAATTTCAGACAAATGAAGCTGATAGAACAGTTCTGCATCTTCTAAACAGGTTGGCAAGTCCGCATGAAGGCGAGGAAGGTCAGGATTACTTTCTTGATATTGGTCTTCGGTATGTTCTAACCAGCGATCGCTGTGGGCTTGACATTGTTCTGGTTCATCCACCACAACGAGAGTATTCTCGGGAAGATAATCTAGTAAGGAAGCAGGTTCAGGATACGCTAACCCTAAGAACCGGTGCATCCCATCCGGATAATTCTCTTCTTCAAAGGCGGACTGTTCTTCTGAAGAAAGATAAGAATACAGACGATCTAAGTTTTCTTGTTCGGTAATACCTTTGGCAATCAGAGGCGAAAAACTAGTCGGAGTTAAGGTCAGGCTTTCAATTTGATCTAAGGATCGTTGACTCACCGGATCAAACTCGCGCAGTTGTTCCAGTTCATCGCCAAACCACTCTAAGCGAATGGGAAGTTCAGACGCAACGGGAAAGATATCCACTAAATCCCCTCTTCTTGTCCATTGTCCTTCCGTTTCGACTAAAGAGACTCGTTCATAGCCTAATTCGGTGAGGCGATGATCAATGGTTTTGCTAGCGAGAGACATTCCCTTCTCAAAAGAAAGACAAATCTGTTCAAATTCCTTTTGTGGGGGAAGATGAGGCTGTAAAGCTTTTTCCGTCGCGACAATTGCCGTGGGTTTTTCCGGTTGTTGCTGAAGCGTTAATAAAACTTGAATCTGTCCCCAAATCATCTCTGATTCCGGGTTAAAGGGTTCGTAAGGCGTGGCTTCAGAAGTGGGATAAAACTGCACGGTTTCCCAGCCCATACTTTGCAGTTGCGTCGCCCAGCGTCCCGCTTCTTCTAAGGTGGCACAAATAACGAATAAATGGGAGGTTTCTGCTTTGTTAAGCGACTGTTGCGCAAACGCAGAAGCCATTAATCCCTTCGGCAAGCGAGGGATTCCGGTCAGTTTTAAGCTGTGATTATTGACAAGATTTTGACGAAGTTCTTGAGTTAAGCGCGATCGCGCTAATGTCCGAATAACTGAAGCAAATGCCATGAACTAAATGGGATGAAGGCAATCATTCGTTTTTATTTTAAGGGAAAAGTTTCCGGTGTTTACGGAGGAAATTTCTGCTGTGAACAGCTTAGCGCAATTCTTCTTTTACCCTTCTCCTCTGAATTCTGAAAAATATGATGAAATAAATGAAGTTTTGTAACGCTCTTCAGAAATAATTAGAGAAAGCGCGATCGCGCTCATTTTCTCTCCTGATCCAGAAATTCCTCACCCAACAACCTTTTCATGTTTTAAGCTCTGTAAAGAAAAGTGCCCCCCGTGACCCATTTTCTCGCAAATAACCTGAGAAGATTGGAAATCATCTATGATTTTAGTAAAGTTATATTACTATCTCCTCATTTTCAAAATAATCATGGCTATACTGAATTGTTATCAGGTGAAGCTAAGAAAATAGCCAAACTCCATAAAAAAACGAAAGTTATAGTTCTGTGATAACAAATCGGAGGTCAAATTAATGCAATTAAGTCAAAATAAAAGCCTAACCCAAAACCAATTTTTAGCGGTTATTAAGAGCTTTTTAATTTGGTGTTTTACACTCACGGTGTGCTTTTTAGTCGTTGGATTTCCGGTTGTTGCAGTGATTACTGCTATAACTTCTGTTTTCGCGATCGCGCTCCAATCGATTTTACCCGTGAGTGCCGTTTTGCTGGTTGCCAGTAGTGTGATCGGCATGAATATTTTAGCCATTCTCTTAATTTCTGCCGGATTAACTCTTAAAGGAATTCATCCCCAACAAGTGAGTTGGTTACGTTGGTTACATGGAAAAGGAAGCCTTAAACAAACCGCTCAATTTGCATCTTGCCCCATTACTTGTAACTTAATTAAAGAATAAAAAAACTGCCATTTCAATCTCCTTTGGCTGTTATTTAATCCTCTCTCAGGGCGAATGATCAAATGATTGTTCGTCCTGAAATGATAAAGGTCGCCCATGAATCACAAGTTTCAATGGGTTGAATTCTGAAAAATCAAGAACAAATAACATTAACCGCTCTCCTGAGGCGCTCTCACCCAACTAAAAAACCGCTCAATGTTATTGCAAGAAGCGACTTGGGTTAAGTATCATGAAGATGTTATTGTCTAAATTTAAGAAAACCCCTGCCCTTGCGCTGGGATGAGTCAGAGATCATGTCTTCTGTCATCGAAGGCACCTACTCTGACCATTGTTCAACCCTTAGTTAACTCAAACCTCTAGACTATGCTCACACTAAAAATTGCTGTTTATCTCGTTGTTGGTTTCTTTGTCAGCTTATTCATCTTTGGTTTCTTATCCAATGACCCCGCTCGTAACCCCAATCGTCAAGACTTAGATAACTAAAAAACTCCGCGATCAGATAATGGATCGGGCGGGACCTTCTCGCTCGATTTTTAATTTTCATTACAGATAAGCTAAAGTAGTAATGAGTATGAATAGTTTAAGTTTGCCCAAACTAGATCATTAGAGACTATTCCCTAGCGAGAAGTTTATCTTTTATGAATAGCTGGGGTGTCCCTGTAGCAAGAACGACAACCCGCTTAACCTTATGATTAGAATTGAAAACAATCGTCATTTCCAAAAAACGCAAGCCTCTACCACGCCAAGGGAAACCGTAAAATCGTTAGAAGATGCCTTAGCGCAATGTCAAGAACAAGGAATGCGCCTTAGTCGTCAACGACGCTCCATCTTAGAATTGTTGTGGCGATGTGAGGAACATCTCTCTGCGCGAGAAATTTATGACCGTTTAAATCACGAAGGAAAAGACATTGGACACACATCTGTCTATCAAAACTTAGAAGCCCTCTCGAGCCATGGCATTATTGAATGTGTAGAACGGTGTGAAGGACGCTTGTATGGGCATATTAGTGAAGCCCACAGCCACATTAACTGCGTCGATAGCGGTAAAATAATGGATGTTTACGTGGAATTGCCAGACGACTTAATCCAAGAAATTGAAGCCCGGACTGGACTCGAAATTACCGACTACCGGATTAATTTCTATGGTCGCGAAAAAGGTTCAGTTGAGTAGTTGCCAGTAGACAAGTCACAAAGGACGAATGACAAATAACGAATAACGAGAATATAAGTGAGTGTTTTTTCCACCGACCTAGATTTAGAGACGCTTTTTCCCTTTGAACTCGATAATTTTCAAGTCCGCGCGATCGCTGCTCTTGAAGCGAACAAATCCGTTGTCGTATCAGTCCCCACCGGTTCTGGGAAAACCCTGATCGGAGAATATGCGATTCATCGCGCCCTGGCGAAGGGGAAACGTGTCTTCTATACAACACCGCTCAAAGCACTCTCGAATCAAAAACTCCGCGATTTCCAAGAGAGCTTTGGTTGGGAGCAAGTGGGGCTACTCACTGGGGATGTTTCCATCAATCGCAATGCCGGTGTCGTGGTCATGACCACAGAAATTTTCCGCAATATGCTTTACGGCACCTCCATTGGTGAAGTCGGCACCTCGTTGGAAAATGTGGAAGCGGTGGTTTTAGACGAATGTCATTATATGAATGATCCCAATCGGGGAACGGTTTGGGAAGAATCGATTATTTACTGTCCGAAAAGTGTGCAGTTGGTGGCACTCTCGGCAACCATTGCCAACGCCGGACAACTCACCGACTGGATTAATGAAATTCATGGTCCCACAGAACTCGTCAAATCCGATTTTCGCCCCGTTCCCCTAGAATTTTATTTTAGTAATCCGAAAGGGCTTTTTCCACTCCTCAACGAACAAAAAGCGAAACTCAATTCTCGTCTCAAGCCGAAGAAAAAAGGAAATAACAAAACTCGGGTGAGCAAAGCGGATTGCCCCAGTTTAACCACAGTGGTGGAACAATTAGCTCAACGGGAAATGCTACCTGCGATCTATTTTATTTTTAGTCGTCGCGGGTGTGACCAATCCGTCGAGCAATTGGATGGGCTTTCTTTGGTGACACCGGAAGAAAGTGAGCAAATTCAGCAACATCTACAGCAGTTTTTAGAGCGACATCCCGAAGGGGCGCGTGCGGGGCAAATTGAACCATTAACGCGAGGCGTTGCTGCCCATCATGCGGGTGTCTTACCGGCGTGGAAAGGCTTAGTGGAAGAATTGTTTACTCATGGTTTAGTGAAGGTGGTTTTTGCCACCGAAACCCTTGCCGCTGGAGTGAATATGCCTGCCCGGACAACGGTGATTTCTTCCCTGTCGAAACGAACCGATCAAGGACATCGCTTATTACGCGCATCAGAATTTTTGCAAATGTCAGGACGGGCGGGACGGCGAGGAATGGATGAACGGGGGAATGTGGTTTGTGTGCAAACGCGGTTTGAAGGGGCAAAAGAAGCTGCTTACTTAGCCACCCAAGAGTCTGACCCTTTAGTCAGTCAGTTTACCCCCACTTATGGCATGGTGTTGAATTTACTGCAACGCCAAACGATTCAAGAAGCAAAAGCCCTATTAGAGCGCAGTTTTGCGCAGTATTTGGCGAATCAAAAACTGATTCCGGAACAAAAGGCGATCGCGCAGTTAAGCCAAGAAATCACCCGCATTGATTTTGAAATCGCTTCGATTCCCCGAGAGTACTTTCAGCAATACGAAAAACTGCAAGGCCATCTCAAAGAAGAACGGCGCATTCTCAAATATTTAGAACGTCAAGCCCAGCGCGATCGCGCCCCGGCTTTAACCGCAGCCGTTTCTGAAGCCCGCAGCGGCGATCTCCTCTACCTCAAAGGCAAATATGTCACCGTCTCTTCTCCCTTACCGGCTGTTCTTGTCGATACCGAACCCAGTCCCGGAAAATCCTCCCTCTTAATTTGCCTGGCTGCAGATAATCGCTGGTATATTGCCACCCCAGCCGATGTTTGCGCGATCGGAGAAGTCTTACTTCCCCAATCTGCCCTCACTGGCATTCATCCGCCCGGAGATTTAGAAATGAAACCGGGGAAACGGCGTAAAGGAGACGAAACCACCGCTGAAATTGCCCAAAGAATGTCGGGCATCACCCCGCCCAATTTAGATGCCCCGGAAGTAGAAGCGCAAAAAGCAAAAATTAAAGATTTACAACAGCGACTTAATCATCATCCCCTCCAACAATGGGGACAACCCAAACAACTCCTGAAAACCTATAATCGTCGCCAGCAACTGCAAGAAGAACTCGAAAGACATCAGATCAATACTCGGGAAAACCAATCGCAACATTGGCGAGAATTTATCGAGATTTGCGAAGTCTTAGAAACCTTTGGCGCTTTAGACAATTATCAACCGACTTCTTTAGGGGAAACCGCCGCTGCGATTCGTGGGGACAATGAATTATGGTTAGGGTTAGCCTTACGGTCGGGTTGCTTAGATGAACTGAGTCCTGCTGATCTAGCTGCTGCGGCTTGTGCTTTAATCATCGAAACCCCCCGCCCGGACAGTGAGAGCCATTTTCCGCCGCCCATGCCTGTGATTAGCGCTCTCAGCGAATTGCGAGGAACCCGGCGGGAGTTATTCCAAACTCAGCGACGCCATCGCGTGGCAATTCCCCTCTGGTTAGAACCGGATTTAATTGGTCTGGTAGAACAATGGGTAGAAGGGATTGAGTGGAATGAACTCTGTGAAGGAACTAGCCTCGATGAAGGCGATTTAGTCCGAATTTTACGACGAACCCGAGATTTTCTTTCTCAAATTCCCCATGTTCCCCATTTAGCCAATTCCCTACGCACAAATGCCCGACTTGCAGTTGAACAAATGGAACGTTTCCCGGTTCTAGAATTTGAATAAGTATTTAGTTCCGCAGGGAAGAAATTTAATTGAACTCAAACCAGTTAATCACAAAATTATTCGTTGCTATCGCGCTCTTCTAGATGTCTTAGTTGATATCTAACGGCGTTGAGATAGCCTTCATCATTTAATTTATCTTGAGAAAGTCGTCCTTGATTGATTGCGGTTTGCACTAAATCTTCGGCTTCAATTTGACCGCTTTCATAGGCGATCGCTAAGCCATGAAAACCGGGAATATCTTGGTCGGTAAAGTGACCGCTATAAGCACGGTGCACTAAATTAAAAGGCTGAATTTCACGGTTATTCTCACTTGAAGAAACGGCTGCTACTTCACCAGCTAGTGCAACAGGAGAAGCAATAACTAAGCTTGCCGTTAGAAGACTACTGGTTAGAACATGAAAACCTTTCATGATGTTGACCTCCAAATTCATCTTTATCCTTAATGTAACTATTTAACTAGTTAGTAATTTAGTATTTAATACTTATTTTTATGGGGAAGGATTAAAATTCAATCTTTAGAAATAGCTCTAACGTTAGAGATAGCTAGACCAAAGAGCCATTTTCTTAAACGTTATTACGAAAAATTTTGTTCTTCTTCTTCAGTTTCATTTTGACTATGATTGACTTCTGTTTCACTGTCTTCTGGCGGCGAAGGTTCATGGCGGTAGATGCGAATTTGAGATAAACGGGGACCATCGGCAGAAACAACTGTGAACTCTAAGTTCTCGTAAGGAAGAGTTTCGCCTTGGGTGGGTATTTTTTGAAACTGATAGAGTAAAAACCCGCCAATGGTTTGATATTCATCTGTGATTGGCAATTCTAAATCTAAGAGTTCATTGACCTCTTCCAGGTTCATTTGTGCTTGAACCAGAAACGTTTGTTCATCCAACATTTGTAAGGCAATTTCTTCTTCTCCAGAAACATTGCCTCCTAACTCACTTTCATCACCAATAATTTCATCAATTAAATCTTTCAAGGTCACTAAACCGGCTGTTCCTCCAAATTCATCAACGACCATCACCATTTCTAAGCGAGAACGGCGCATCGTGCTGAGAAGTTCTCCGAGGGGGGTAAATTCTGGGACAAAGCGTACAGGGCGTATCCATGAATTGATCGGAGTTTCAGGAGTAAGATGCCCCTTAGCCAGGGGCACTGCTAATTCTTTGAAGTCAATCATGCCAACAATGTCGTCTAAAGAGTCGCCAGTGACTGGGAAACGGGAATGTCCACTATCAACCACTTCGTTCAATAACAAAGAAAACGTGGCATCGCGGGGAACAGAAGTAATTTTCGTTCGCGGGACCATGATTTCTTCCACGACGACTTCGCTAAATTCAAAAACGTTGTTGAGGAGTTCTCTTTCTTCCGCTTCCAGTCCAATCGATTCACGTTCAGTTGCGATAATTAATTTCAACTCTTCGGAGGTAACACGGTTATACCAACTGTGAGGACTGTATTCTAAACCGACTAAATGTAAAAGGGTTTGCGTGGAACGATTGAGGACCCAAATGAAGGGATGGAAGAGTCGAGAAATAACGAGACTCGTGGGAGCTAATAAACGAGCAACTTGTTCAGCGTGGTGGAGGGCAATGGACTTAGGCGAGAGTTCTCCTAAAATGATTTGCAAGTAGGCAATGAGGAAAAAGGCAACCGGAATGGCGATGGAATGAGCAATGATGCCCGTCCAAGCGGGAGGAACGGGGAGTTGGGTTAACCCGGTTGCCACCACGACTGCCATGGTACTTTCGCCAATCCAGCCTAATGCCAAACTCGAAAGGGTAATTCCTAATTGTGTGGTTGATAAGAGACGATCAAGGCGTCTTTGCAAGGTTTGCACTGCTTGTGCGGCATGATCGCCGGTTTCAACTAATTGGCTGATGCGCGATCGCCGAACCGCTACCATAGAAAATTCTGCGGCAACAAAAAACGCATTAATGGCAATTAACAAAAATACAGACAATAGTCGGAAGAGAAGATCCTGTACCGTCAGATTAGTCTCTGATGCCACTACTGCCAACAATACAGAACTCAAAGCACTGCCACACATGAAGTTGAAATTAGGGGAGAACGGCTTTCCTCAATTCTACGCTGCTTGGGAAGGCATCTAAGGAGACTCAATAAAACTATCATTATTGGCGGCATTTGAGGTAGCTTTTTGTCCATTTAAGGGAATTGCTTTCTCTTGATCCTGGTTCATCGCTACATTCACCTTTTCTATGATCTCGGCTTCGGAAACAATTATGGTTTGTTTTTCTGAAGACTGATTATTTTGCTCAGCTAATTGTTTTTGACCAGGTTTTACATCTGGCTGCGACACTTGTTTGAGTGCTTCATAGCCTAGGGTATATCCCACCAAAAGGCTAAGGAAACCACTACTAATGGTCACCACAACAAAGAGTAAAATAAAGGCAAAAGTAGAATTAAATTTGATCATTAGAAAAAG
Above is a window of Cyanobacteria bacterium GSL.Bin1 DNA encoding:
- a CDS encoding DUF21 domain-containing protein gives rise to the protein MTVQDLLFRLLSVFLLIAINAFFVAAEFSMVAVRRSRISQLVETGDHAAQAVQTLQRRLDRLLSTTQLGITLSSLALGWIGESTMAVVVATGLTQLPVPPAWTGIIAHSIAIPVAFFLIAYLQIILGELSPKSIALHHAEQVARLLAPTSLVISRLFHPFIWVLNRSTQTLLHLVGLEYSPHSWYNRVTSEELKLIIATERESIGLEAEERELLNNVFEFSEVVVEEIMVPRTKITSVPRDATFSLLLNEVVDSGHSRFPVTGDSLDDIVGMIDFKELAVPLAKGHLTPETPINSWIRPVRFVPEFTPLGELLSTMRRSRLEMVMVVDEFGGTAGLVTLKDLIDEIIGDESELGGNVSGEEEIALQMLDEQTFLVQAQMNLEEVNELLDLELPITDEYQTIGGFLLYQFQKIPTQGETLPYENLEFTVVSADGPRLSQIRIYRHEPSPPEDSETEVNHSQNETEEEEQNFS